GAACTGCTGGTCACCACAGACGATGGTTCCTACGTGCGCAAAGGTTTTGTTACCGATGTGCTGCGTGAAAGCATCGAACAAGACGGCAAACCCGATCTGGTCATGGCCATTGGCCCCCTGCCCATGATGCGTGCCGTTGCCAATCTGACCAAGGAATACGGGATTAAAACCATGGTTAGCTTGAACTCCATTATGGTGGATGGTACCGGCATGTGTGGTGCCTGCCGGGTTACTGTAGGTGGTGAAACCAAATTCGTTTGTGTGGACGGGCCTGAGTTTGATGGTCACTTAGTTGACTTTGAAGAACAATTGATGCGTTCCCGTCAATATAAAACGGAAGAACAGCTAGCTCTTAACCGGGGCGGCTGCGGTTGTGGTGGAGGAGGTAAGTGCCATGGCTAAGCAGATTATTCCTAAGAAACATGCGATGCCCCATCAGGACCCTCAAGTACGGGCCAAGAATTTCTCTGAAGTAGCCCTGGGCTATACAGAAGAATTAGCCGTGGCGGAAGCAGGGCGCTGCCTAAACTGTAAGAAGCCCTTATGCAAACAGGGTTGCCCGGTGAGCGTAGACATTCCTGAGTTTATTGCTTTAGTTAAGGAACGAAAGTTTGACGAAGCTGCCAAGGTAATCAAGCGTACCAATGCTTTACCGGCTGTTTGCGGTCGGGTTTGTCCCCAGGAGAACCAGTGTGAAAAATTCTGTATTGTGGGTAAGAAAAACGAGCCTGTGGCCATTGGTCGTTTGGAGCGTTTTGTCGGCGACTACATTATAAATAAGGAAGAAGTTATTGAAAAAGCCGAACCCACCGGCTATAAAGTAGCCATTGTTGGTTCCGGGCCTGCCGGTTTGGCCTGTGCCGCTGACCTGGCTCGCTTAGGACACAGCGTGACCATGTATGAGGCCCTGCATACCCCCGGTGGAGTCTTAATGTACGGTATTCCTGAGTTCCGCTTACCTAAAGCCATTGTGCAAAAGGAAATTGATAACCTTAAGAAAATGGGTGTGGAGATAGAGACCAATGCCATTATCGGGCAAATTGCTTCCTTAGATGAATTATTTAAGGAAGAAGGTTTTGATGCTGTCTTCCTGGGCACCGGAGCCGGTACTCCCTACTTCATGAACCTACCCGGAGAAAACCTCAACGGAGTATATTCCGCCAATGAGTTTCTCACCCGCTCCAACCTTATGAAAGCCTACTGTTTCCCGGAATTTGACACTCCCATTAAGATTGGTAAAAAGGTAGCGGTGCTTGGCGGCGGTAACGTTGCCATGGACGCAGCCCGGACAGCCCTGCGTTTGGGAGCTGAAGAGGTTTATATTGTTTACCGTCGTTCCCGGGCTGAACTGCCTGCCCGTTTAGAAGAGGTAGAACATGCCGAGGAAGAAGGCGTTAAGTTCCTGTTCTTAACTAACCCCACCAAATATTTAGGCAATGATGAAGGTTGGTTAACCGGACTGGAGTGCATTAAAATGGAACTGGGTGAACCAGATGCCTCTGGACGCCGTAAACCGGTACCCATCGAAGGATCAGAATTTGTGCTGCCGGTGGATGTGGCCATCGTAGCCATTGGACAGGGACCAAACCCCTTGCTCACCAAAACTACACCGGATCTAGAAACTAACAAGCGTGGTAACATAGTAGCTGACGAATTAGGAAAAACATCTAAGGAAGGCGTTTATGCCGGCGGTGATGTGGTGACCGGTGCAGCTACGGTTATTAAAGCAATGGGAGCAGGACGTACTGCGGCCAAGAGTATCCATGAGTATTTAATGAGCAAGAGTCAGGTCTAGATAAATTAGGGTAGTTGTCTTGCCAAGGTGTATCGCTTCGCAAGAGCGGTACACCTTTTTCTTGTGGCTGTAGGCCAGTGGGAGTTAGGGTTAGTTCTCGCTGGCAAATTTGGTATAATACTCTTGACATGGCATGAAAAAAAACGCAATAATTAGCCGATGGCCGATGGCCGATGGCCGATGGCCTAATATAGCCCAAAATAATGTTACGAGGTAACCCATGCGAATACTATCTGTCTCCGAACTAACCAGATACATTAAAAATAAATTAGAATCAGACCTGCTGCTGGCTAATATTTGGGTAAAAGGAGAAATTTCTAATTTCAAGCTCCATAGTTCCGGGCATATTTATCTAACCTTAAAGGACAGGGAGGCTTGTCTGAAAACGGTTATGTTTCGCTCCCGGGCCAGGACTTTGTTGTTTCAGCCAAAGAACGGTATGTCTGTGCTGGTACGGGGTTACATATCACTTTACGAGAGGGACGGCAGTTACCAACTCTATGCCGAGGGTATGGAACCTGAAGGCATTGGCGCCCTCTATATAGCCTATGAACAATTAAAACAAAAATTAGCCGACCAGGGACTATTTGATCCCCAGAGAAAAAAACCTATTCCCAGAATTCCCCAAACCATTGGCATAGTCACCTCGCCCACCGGGGCGGCCATCCAAGATATGCTCAATATTATTCGGCGTCGGTGGCCCAGGGTTGATATCCAGTTGGCTCCGGTTTTGGTACAAGGTGAAGGGGCGGCAGCTTCCATTGCTAAAGCCATAAAATTGATGAATGAATTATCTCAGGTGGATGTTATTATTACCGGGCGTGGCGGTGGTTCCTTGGAAGAGTTATGGGCCTTTAATACCGAGGAAGTGGCCTTTGCTATTTACAACTCCCGCATCCCGGTAATTTCGGCGGTGGGACACGAAACAGACTATACCATTGCCGATATGGTTGCGGATTTGCGGGCCCCAACCCCCTCCGCCGCTGCCGAGTTGGTGGTGCCAGATAGCCGGGAAATGCTCCGCTATCTGCAAAGTATAAATTTGCGTTTGAGTAAGGCTGTGGTCAACAGGCTGGAACGCAACAAACAAAGGTTACAGCACTGCACCAACAGCGCTGTCCTACAGAGACCCTATTTAATTACCGGTAACAGGCAGCAAACCCTTGATGTTTTAACCAGTAACCTACATCGGGCGGGTAAGCTGCGCCTGGCGGATAAAGCTGCCCAACTGGCAGCACTGGCGGGCAAATTAAATGTACTAAGCCCCCTGGCTACCATGGCCCGGGGTTACAGCATCTGCACCGATGCTACCGGCAAAGTGGTAACCGATGCCCGGGCAGTTGAACTGGGAGCAAAGGTGGAGGTTTTGCTTAATAAGGGTATCTTGCATTGTCAAGTGGCGTCAAAGGAGGATGCCCCGGTAAAAAGGCCCTAACCATATTTACTTTGCTATCACCTAGGGAACACGCGATCCTGTTATCCTTCCCTAGCTTGGGATGACGAGAGTGAAAACGATATTTTTAATATAAAAGTCTAAATGTTTCTAAAGGAGCGACCCATGACAAAATTACTGGACGGTAAGCAAGTTGCAGGCATGTTAAGGGAAGAACTAAATAATGAAATAGCCGCCCTAAAAGAGCAGGGCACAGAACCTCAATTAGCGGTGCTTTTGGTGGGGGAGGATCCAGCCTCCCTGGCCTATGCCAACTTTCTGGAAAAGGTTAGCAGTAAGGCCGGTGTTCTTTTTACACTACACCAATTATCCCAGCAAGCCAGCGAACTGGAGATAAAACTGAAAATAGAGGATCTTAATACAGATGATAAGGTGCATGGTATTCTTTTGATGATGCCATTACCACCGCATGTTAATAAGCAAAGGGTCATGGAGGTAGTCTCGCCATTAAAGGACGTGGATGGCTTACATCCCTTTAACCGGGGTCATTTAATCAGTGGCGGAGTATGCTTGCAGCCTGCCACCCCCATGAGTTGTTTAGAAATCATGAAACGCTCGGGAATTTCCCTGACAGGGAAACATATGGTGATTGTTGGTCGGGGTGAGACTGTTGGCAAGCCGCTGGTGTTTATGGCTCTGGCGGAAAATGCCACAGTTACCGTTTGCCACAGTCGTACAGTGGACTTGCCCTCCTATACCAGGCAGGCAGATATAGTTGTAGCTGCGGTGGGGAAACCAGGGTTAATAACTGCCGACATGATCAAACCAGGGGCAGTGGTGGTGGATGCCGGCATCAGTGAAGTTAATGGTCAGATTGTTGGCGATGTGGATTTTGAGCGGGTAAAAGAAGTGGCAGGGGCAATTACCCCAGTACCCGGTGGTGTGGGAAGTCTGACCACAGTATTAATGTTAAAAAATCTTGTCAAGGGCATTAAGTTACAGCAACAGGCGCGGGAATGGGAGGTATAGTCCAACATGACTGCAAGTTACTTAAACTGGTCGGTGGAAGAACTCTTTACCAAAGCCAGTGCTGCTGCTCCGGAGCCAGGAGGGGGAGCCGTCTCCGCCATGAGCGGTTGCCTGGGCTGCGGTATGTTAACCATGGTGGCGCAAATTTCTGTCAACAAAGCCAAAGACCCGGACACAGCCAGGGAAATAAATCTGCTTATGGCAGGCTTGGCGGAAATTAGTGAGACTCTAAAGGCGTTGGCTCAGAAAGATATGCAAGCCTTTAATCAATTTATGGAAGTACTGGCATTGCCTAATAAAACACCGGAAGAAAAAAAACTACGGGAAGATAAAAAACAGCAGGCGGCTTTGTTATCTGCAGAAGTTCCCCTCACCATAGGGCGTAATTGTTTAGCCGCCCTTGGTTGGGCCAGCAAAATTGCTGTCCTGGGCAGCAAACTGGCCATTAGTGATGTGGCCGTAGGGGTCTATCTCTTGGAAGCGTCTCTCAAGGGAGCATTGATCATGGTGGACGCCAATGTGCCCTATCTCAAGGATAAAGCTAAGGTCGCAGAGCTGCTGAAGGAAAAGGAAAGACTTATCTTGGAAGCCGAAGAGTTAGCCAGAGACACCCTGCAGCGGGTAAAGTCCCGTATGCAGGAGTAATATTGGAGGTAGAACCACATGGGGGCTGAAAAACAAACATTTGAAGAAGCATTGGCCAGACTGGAAGAAGTGGTAAGGGAGTTGGAAGGAAATCAACTTCCTTTAGATCGGGCTTTGGAATTATTTGCCGAAGGTATTAGCCTGTCCAAGTACTGCAACGGTTGTTTGGAACAAGCTGAGCAAAAAATTCAACTGCTCATGGCGGATGGCCAGTTGAAGGATGCCCCGGCAGAACTAATAGGGGGGAATCAATGATGAACTTTGCCACAGAATTAAAAGCTTGGTCCAAACAGGTGGACGATGCCCTGGATCTCTATTTGCCTAAGGCAGAGGAATATCCAGCCACCATTCACGAAGCTATGCGTTATAGTGTCTTTGCCGGAGGTAAGAGGCTCAGGCCGGTTTTAGTATTGGCAGCCACCCAGGCGGTGGGTGGCGACGTGGCGAAAGTAATGCCGGTGGCCTGTGCTTTAGAGCTAATTCATACCTACTCCCTGGTGCATGATGATTTACCTGCCATGGATAACGATGATTTTCGCCGGGGACGACCCACCAACCATAAAGTATATGGGGAAGCCATGGCCATCTTGGTGGGGGATGCTTTACTGACCCATGCCTTTGAGCTCATTGCCCGCAGTGCAGAGGATTATCCTGCGGACAAGGTTAATACCGTAACTTTAGAAATTGCCTGGGCCGCAGGTTCCCGTGGTTTAATTGGCGGGCAAGTGGTGGACATGTTGTCAGAAAACAAGGCCATTACCGGTGAGGTGATGGAATATATCCATCGTCATAAAACAGGGGCGCTGTTTCGGGCAGCGGTACGGGCCGGTGCTATTTTGGGTGGTGCCAGTGAAGAGGAATTAAGCTGCCTGACCAGGTATTCCGAGCAAATGGGCCTGGCCTTTCAAATTAAAGACGACCTGCTGGATATCGAAGGTGATGAGGCTAAAATTGGTAAGCCGGTGGGCAGTGATCTGAAAAATCAAAAATGCACCTACCCGTCTTTATATGGTTTGGAGCAAGCCAGAAACATGGCTCAGCAAGCAGCTGAGGCTGCCTGCGCAGAATTAAAAATTTTTGGTTCAAGGGCGGAATTTTTACGCTCCTTAGTGCATTTTATTATCAGTAGAGATCATTAAAAAATAAAAAATTTCGCGACAGCAAGCCAGAGCGATAGCATATATGATTAAAGAAGATAGAAACGAAAAAATCAGCCTTCAAGGTATTGGTTAACCTTCTTTGGTTGAATTTTGACATTTGAGATTGGCTAATTTAACGTGTATAATTCATAGCATGCTAAATAAATTAGCTCAAAGATTGCTTGTTACTTGAAAAATAAGTGATGCAGTATCCTAGTCAGTATGGTCTTTCTGAAGGCGGGCCTAAAAATCCGTCAAGGGCACATCGATGAAGTTCCTGGTGCTGGCTTTTGACGCCCAGTTGGGGGCTGGTACTGGGAGTTAAGGGGAAGGGGCGACCTGCAATGGCATGTGGGCATCGACCCCCTCCCCGTGGAGACCCAAGTGCGTGGGGAGTCGGAAACGGCGAACTATGGCTTGGTTGTTAACCTGCATGTGGTAGGAAGCTGCGTGCAGTGTAGCCTGACTTGAAGTGGCACTGGCGGATTCCTCTGGTACAATCATAGAATACGGGCCCGTAATCTATGATTGTGGGATGAAACTTTTGCTGCAACAGAGTCTAAGAAAGATGCGTACTGTTGAGGAAAACTCCTAGGCTGTCTGACACATGTCAGGGTAGGTCAGGGATTAAAGTGTGGACTAAGTGGTAATCTAGCCCTGAGAGCGGTGACGCCTCAGATAGGGTTTAAAGGGTAACCGCCGGTTTGGCGACAGCCGGTACCGCTATGGGAAAACCTGCTGGACCTAAGCCACAACATTTACCTGACCTGCTACCACTTATTTAATTAACATATACCATGGGGTGAAATTTTTTTTGGGCAATCATAAGAAAAATATTTCGAGAAACTACTTGTTTTTAGTATCCATTGGCTCCTTTGTGTTAGCAGTTGTTTTTTCTTTGTTATCTGAGCTGATGACCAGTGTTGTAAAAAGTGTAATAATATCCTTGGCAGGTTTGCTGTTTATTATACTTATTGGTATTCTGGCTGATATAATAGGCACTGCAGCTACTGCTGCCCAGGAGGCACCTTTTCATGCCAAAGCGGCTAAACGTGTTCGCGGTGGTAAGGAAGGTGTCTTTTTGTTAAGAAACGCTGATAAGGTTGCCAATATCTGTAACGATGTAATTGGTGACATTGTTGGCACTGTCAGTGGTGCGTTAGGGATTTCAATTGTGGTTAAAATAGTTAAAGAGAACCCCGGTATAGATGCTTTTTTTGCCAATATTGTGATTACCGCTTTGATTGCTTCTTTTACGGTATCTGGTAAAGCATTGGGAAAAACACTAGCCATATCCAGGGCAAATGATGTAATATTCTTGGTAGGGAAGTTTTTTGCTTACCTGGAAAAACTTACTGGCAAAGGACTGGGAAAAAAAAGTCGCGCCAGGTCTTAAAGGAGAAGGTGGACAAGTTTGGGCGTATTGCTAAAGAAAGTATTTAGCCCCCAGGATTTGCAACAATTTAATATAAAAGAGCTGCAGGCCTTAGCCGCCGAGATCAGGGAAGTTATTATTAATACGGTAGCGGAAACCGGGGGTCACCTGGCCCCCAACCTGGGTGTGGTGGAGCTAACCATCGCCATACATCGGGTTTTTAATTCTGCCGTGGATCGTATTATTTGGGATGTAGGTCATCAGAGTTATGTACATAAATTGTTAACCGGACGACTAACGCAGTTTCATACCTTGCGTCAACATGGAGGTATTAGCGGCTTTCCTAAACCAGAGGAAAGTATTCACGATGCCTTTGCCACCGGTCACAGCAGCACTTCCATCTCTGCTGCCCTCGGCATGGCTTTGGGCAGGGATTTAAAGGGGCAAAAACACTCGGTGGTGGCAGTTATTGGGGATGGTTCCATGACCGGCGGTATGGCCTTTGAGGCGATGAATTTTGCAGGTCACTCCAAAACCAACATGATTGTCATTTTAAATGATAATGAAATGTCCATTGCACCCAATGTGGGGGCCCTTTCCGGTTACTTAAGCAGACTAAGGACTGATCCTAAATACTATAGGAGCAAAGATGAAATTGCTGAATTATTGCAAAAAATCCCCCATGGTTCCAAACTATTAAAAGTGGTGGATCGCTTAAAGGACAGTCTGAAGTATTTAGTAGTACCCGGTATGTTATTTGAAGAATTAGGTTTTACCTATCTGGGACCGGTGGATGGTCATGATATCAAAAGTGTGATGACGGTGTTACAGCAAGCCAAGGCAGCCACGGGACCGGTTTTAGTGCATGTGCTTACCCAAAAGGGTAAAGGGTATCTGCCGGCAGAACAAAACCCGGATCGTTTCCATGGGGTAGGCGCCTTTGATGTAGCCACAGGGGAAGTGAAAAAGGCCGCCGGTGCTCCCCCCAGCTATACCGAGGTGTTTGGTAAAACCTTGGTTAAGCTGGCACAGAGGGATGATAAAATAATTGGCATTACCGCAGCTATGCCCAGTGGCACAGGGCTTACCAACTTTGCCAAGGAGTTTCCCCAAAGATACTTTGATGTGGGCATTGCTGAACAACACGCGGTGACCATGGCAGCCGGCCTGGCCATGGCAGGCTATCGACCGGTGACAGCCATTTATTCCACCTTTTTACAACGTGCCTATGACCAGGTGCTGCATGATGTTTGTATGCAAAACCTGCCGGTGGTATTTGCCATGGATCGGGGTGGTTTGGTGGGTGACGACGGACCAACTCACCACGGAGTTTTTGATATTGCCTTTTTGCGCAATATTCCTAATATCGTACTGATGTCACCTAAGGATGAAAATGAGTTACAGCATATGCTGTATACCGCCCTTTGTCATGGCGGACCGGTGGCTGTTAGATATCCCAGAGGCAGTGGCGAAGGTGTTACCCTGGATGAAGAACTTAAGTGCCTGCCCGTTGGTAAAGGTGAAGTGTTACGGGAAGGCGATGACGTATTACTGTTAGCCATCGGAAACATGGTGACGGAAGCCATGAAGGCTGCGGAAAAATTAAGCAGCCAAGGGATTGAGGCCACCGTGATCAACGCCAGATTTATGAAACCCCTGGATCAAGATTTAATTTTGCACTATGCCCGCAGAATTAAAAAGGTGGTAACCCTGGAAGAACACGTACTCATGGGGGGCTTTGGCAGTGCTGTTCTCGAACTGTTTGAAGCGGAAAGACTGTACGATCTTAAGGTGAAACGCCTGGGTATTCCTGACCAATTTATTGAACACGGCAAACAGAGCATTTTACGAGCCAGCCTTGGTCTCAACGCAGAGGGTGTTGTTGAGGCAGTGATGGGCCTGGGCAAGGAAATTAAGAAGGTGCAGAGGTTAAAGGCGGTTCTGGGCAGGAAGAACTAAAGGACCCTCCCTCAGGCCTTTGGGGTCTGGGGGTAGGGTGGTTTAGTGTATAGAAAGCATATTTACTTGACAAGACTTTGAATAAAACCATAATTGGCCGCTGGCTAATGGTTAAAATACCCGGTTCTACTTGGAACCCCTTGGAGGACAACCGATTTGACAACTACTAAAGAACGCTTGGATATATATCTTGTCAATCATGGTTTTTTTCCCAGCCGGGAGAAGGCCCGTGCCGCGGTAATGGCCGGGCTTGTTTTTGTTGATGGCAATCGCGTGGACAAACCTGGTTATCCGGTGAAAGAGGCAGCCAATGTACAGGTACAGGGGAACCCATTGCCCTTTGTCAGCAGGGGTGGGTTGAAGCTGGCCAAGGCCATAGAAGTCTTTCACATCGATTTGCGGGATCAGGTTGTCATCGATATTGGAGCATCCACAGGTGGCTTTACAGATTGCGCTTTGCAAAATGGAGCCAAAAGGGTTTATGCCGTGGATGTGGGCTATGGTCAGTTAGCCTGGAAACTGCGTTCCGATCCCAGGGTAACCTCTCTGGAAAGGACAAATATCAGGTATCTGGAGCCTGCGGCGCTACCTGAGAAACCTACCTTTGCCACCATTGACGTATCCTTTATTTCCCTCTCCCTGGTGTTGCCCAGGGTAGATATTTTAACCGCAAGCAAAGCAGCAGGGGTTGCCCTCATCAAACCCCAGTTTGAGGCCGGTAAAGAGCGGGTAGGCAAAAAAGGTGTGGTACGGGACCCGGCAGTGCACAAGGATGTTATCCATAAGATACTGGCTGTGGTGGAACAGCTTGGCTGGCAAGTAGGTGGTTTAGACTTCTCACCGGTGCGCGGCCCGGAAGGAAATATTGAGTATTTGTTGTATTTCTTAAAGAATCAGGAGCAAGGTGCAACAGTTGTGGATGTAGATAAGGTGGTTGCAGAGGCCCATGGGACGTTAGAGGGGTAGGTGGTTCTTTGCTCCCAGGTGATTTTTTGATCCTCGGCCTAATCATCGGTGCTGTTTTTATCTATTATATAACTAAATTTTGGCAATCCCAGCGGGCTAGAAAGCGGGTGCTAAGGGCAGGGAAGGCTGAGTCAGCGGCCAGAAAATTTTTGGAGACACGGGGTTACAGCATTCTGGCAGTGCAGGAGAGGGTGCCCATTGTCACGAAAGTTAATGGCAAGCCGCACAAAAGTCATATTAAGGCAGATTTAATTGTGCAAAAGGGAAAACAGGTATTTGTTGTTGATGTAAAAACGGGGGATGTGGCACTAAAACCGGCCTCACCCGATAACAGACGTCAATTATTGGAATATTACTTGGTGTACCGAACAGACGGTGTGTTGATTTTGGATATGGACAACGAAAGACTATATACCTTGGAATTTGATATTAAATTCCCGACTACCAGGGGATTTGCCCCGCTACCTTACTTGCTTTGTTTTTTGGCAGGGGCCATAGTGGTTTTTATTTTATTTTATAAAGGGGGAGCTATCAGTTGAACACCATCGGACTGGTGGTCAACAGCAGCAAAAGCAATGTTGCAGAACCTGTCAACAGGCTGGTTGCCTGGTTAAAGGAAAGAAAGGTAAAAGTACTCTACAACCAAGAAAGTGCAGCCCTCTTAGGCCTGGGGAAGGGATTACCCACGGCAGAACTAGCCCGGCAATGTGACTGCATCATGGTTTGGGGCGGTGATGGCACGCTGCTCAACTGTGCTCGGCAGACTGCCTTTACCGGTACTCCCATATTTGGGGTTAACCTGGGTCGCTTAG
This region of Desulforamulus ferrireducens genomic DNA includes:
- a CDS encoding cyclodeaminase/cyclohydrolase family protein, producing MTASYLNWSVEELFTKASAAAPEPGGGAVSAMSGCLGCGMLTMVAQISVNKAKDPDTAREINLLMAGLAEISETLKALAQKDMQAFNQFMEVLALPNKTPEEKKLREDKKQQAALLSAEVPLTIGRNCLAALGWASKIAVLGSKLAISDVAVGVYLLEASLKGALIMVDANVPYLKDKAKVAELLKEKERLILEAEELARDTLQRVKSRMQE
- the xseB gene encoding exodeoxyribonuclease VII small subunit produces the protein MGAEKQTFEEALARLEEVVRELEGNQLPLDRALELFAEGISLSKYCNGCLEQAEQKIQLLMADGQLKDAPAELIGGNQ
- the gltA gene encoding NADPH-dependent glutamate synthase, which encodes MAKQIIPKKHAMPHQDPQVRAKNFSEVALGYTEELAVAEAGRCLNCKKPLCKQGCPVSVDIPEFIALVKERKFDEAAKVIKRTNALPAVCGRVCPQENQCEKFCIVGKKNEPVAIGRLERFVGDYIINKEEVIEKAEPTGYKVAIVGSGPAGLACAADLARLGHSVTMYEALHTPGGVLMYGIPEFRLPKAIVQKEIDNLKKMGVEIETNAIIGQIASLDELFKEEGFDAVFLGTGAGTPYFMNLPGENLNGVYSANEFLTRSNLMKAYCFPEFDTPIKIGKKVAVLGGGNVAMDAARTALRLGAEEVYIVYRRSRAELPARLEEVEHAEEEGVKFLFLTNPTKYLGNDEGWLTGLECIKMELGEPDASGRRKPVPIEGSEFVLPVDVAIVAIGQGPNPLLTKTTPDLETNKRGNIVADELGKTSKEGVYAGGDVVTGAATVIKAMGAGRTAAKSIHEYLMSKSQV
- a CDS encoding polyprenyl synthetase family protein, which gives rise to MNFATELKAWSKQVDDALDLYLPKAEEYPATIHEAMRYSVFAGGKRLRPVLVLAATQAVGGDVAKVMPVACALELIHTYSLVHDDLPAMDNDDFRRGRPTNHKVYGEAMAILVGDALLTHAFELIARSAEDYPADKVNTVTLEIAWAAGSRGLIGGQVVDMLSENKAITGEVMEYIHRHKTGALFRAAVRAGAILGGASEEELSCLTRYSEQMGLAFQIKDDLLDIEGDEAKIGKPVGSDLKNQKCTYPSLYGLEQARNMAQQAAEAACAELKIFGSRAEFLRSLVHFIISRDH
- a CDS encoding TlyA family RNA methyltransferase codes for the protein MTTTKERLDIYLVNHGFFPSREKARAAVMAGLVFVDGNRVDKPGYPVKEAANVQVQGNPLPFVSRGGLKLAKAIEVFHIDLRDQVVIDIGASTGGFTDCALQNGAKRVYAVDVGYGQLAWKLRSDPRVTSLERTNIRYLEPAALPEKPTFATIDVSFISLSLVLPRVDILTASKAAGVALIKPQFEAGKERVGKKGVVRDPAVHKDVIHKILAVVEQLGWQVGGLDFSPVRGPEGNIEYLLYFLKNQEQGATVVDVDKVVAEAHGTLEG
- the dxs gene encoding 1-deoxy-D-xylulose-5-phosphate synthase; the protein is MGVLLKKVFSPQDLQQFNIKELQALAAEIREVIINTVAETGGHLAPNLGVVELTIAIHRVFNSAVDRIIWDVGHQSYVHKLLTGRLTQFHTLRQHGGISGFPKPEESIHDAFATGHSSTSISAALGMALGRDLKGQKHSVVAVIGDGSMTGGMAFEAMNFAGHSKTNMIVILNDNEMSIAPNVGALSGYLSRLRTDPKYYRSKDEIAELLQKIPHGSKLLKVVDRLKDSLKYLVVPGMLFEELGFTYLGPVDGHDIKSVMTVLQQAKAATGPVLVHVLTQKGKGYLPAEQNPDRFHGVGAFDVATGEVKKAAGAPPSYTEVFGKTLVKLAQRDDKIIGITAAMPSGTGLTNFAKEFPQRYFDVGIAEQHAVTMAAGLAMAGYRPVTAIYSTFLQRAYDQVLHDVCMQNLPVVFAMDRGGLVGDDGPTHHGVFDIAFLRNIPNIVLMSPKDENELQHMLYTALCHGGPVAVRYPRGSGEGVTLDEELKCLPVGKGEVLREGDDVLLLAIGNMVTEAMKAAEKLSSQGIEATVINARFMKPLDQDLILHYARRIKKVVTLEEHVLMGGFGSAVLELFEAERLYDLKVKRLGIPDQFIEHGKQSILRASLGLNAEGVVEAVMGLGKEIKKVQRLKAVLGRKN
- a CDS encoding bifunctional 5,10-methylenetetrahydrofolate dehydrogenase/5,10-methenyltetrahydrofolate cyclohydrolase; this translates as MTKLLDGKQVAGMLREELNNEIAALKEQGTEPQLAVLLVGEDPASLAYANFLEKVSSKAGVLFTLHQLSQQASELEIKLKIEDLNTDDKVHGILLMMPLPPHVNKQRVMEVVSPLKDVDGLHPFNRGHLISGGVCLQPATPMSCLEIMKRSGISLTGKHMVIVGRGETVGKPLVFMALAENATVTVCHSRTVDLPSYTRQADIVVAAVGKPGLITADMIKPGAVVVDAGISEVNGQIVGDVDFERVKEVAGAITPVPGGVGSLTTVLMLKNLVKGIKLQQQAREWEV
- the xseA gene encoding exodeoxyribonuclease VII large subunit, which encodes MRILSVSELTRYIKNKLESDLLLANIWVKGEISNFKLHSSGHIYLTLKDREACLKTVMFRSRARTLLFQPKNGMSVLVRGYISLYERDGSYQLYAEGMEPEGIGALYIAYEQLKQKLADQGLFDPQRKKPIPRIPQTIGIVTSPTGAAIQDMLNIIRRRWPRVDIQLAPVLVQGEGAAASIAKAIKLMNELSQVDVIITGRGGGSLEELWAFNTEEVAFAIYNSRIPVISAVGHETDYTIADMVADLRAPTPSAAAELVVPDSREMLRYLQSINLRLSKAVVNRLERNKQRLQHCTNSAVLQRPYLITGNRQQTLDVLTSNLHRAGKLRLADKAAQLAALAGKLNVLSPLATMARGYSICTDATGKVVTDARAVELGAKVEVLLNKGILHCQVASKEDAPVKRP